cgaagatcatttaaggggggaggaatgtgacggtcagaccggttcgaataccggcgccagatagctcagttggtagagcacctgactagagattcagggggcccgggttcgaatcccggtctggtccgtcattatttctcccatcccgttacacagtaaataagtttccttgaaaaacaatgctttagcatacattacatcgaattcatcaattaatttcaagaactaagtcttgtcaggagcaatgatttgtgctgaggtccaaacactgtttcactttcggtttgtccgagtgactgcataggagagttgattaaaaatcaactcccaaaaagtaaGCATTCCTCACACCAAGGGCCAGAAAAGTACAGGGACCACCAGCGCAGTACAGTGTCTATGTCCTATAAGAAGGCTGAGTAAAGAAGGGTTTCAGGACCTTGTACAGCAGCAGAGAGATGGAATATTCACAGTAAGCGATGCTTAGCGTAGAAGCAGTCAAATGAAGATTTTGCGACCCGGGCCGAGTGAAGTGCAGCTGGTAGACTCCTACATGAATGCAGAGTCACCGAACCCCAATTCCAGACTTTACAAAGTACTCCATCAAGAAAAAACTGCTAAACTATGTGTGACGATTGTGACACGatatagaattttattttgatattgcacACGCATGTACTACTTTTGACATGTCCCCCTTATTTATCGTTTGCATTTCACAGCGAGATGTCATAATTTGTACTATTATTACTTACTGCATCAGATGAACGTGATTATTTGATTGTATTTCAATCTTCCAGGTcttttattttcgttggcaaactccactttaaatgttttcatgatttttccaAGCATGTACTTTTCGTTTTTACATACCGCCATTAGTGTTATGGATTTTCAGTATATCACGCCCGATGCAAATCATAACTTTTGTGCACTAGattttattacgggccgccggaaggcggtccgttatttgatacacatttaaatattgttactgcgtttctgcgggatagtttttttttaatagaattaatattatggatatttttatgaattaaaagtaaatttgcatgttgaaatatgttttatgccttttaaaaaatatcacatattttttgttttactcgtaaatgaaaaataggtcatacttagtagattgtcgtgtttggcgcgtttttatcgagactatagtctattcggaaaattacggtatgcgggacatactaaagacctgaaatactgaagacctgaatgtcattaaattttatataaatgatatatttgaatttctatgttccgtgtcaaataaaatgactttgtgtgtgtattttttatatttccatgtaaactgtggtagaaaatatcatgaaatgacatccatatcaattatttacgcaaaaatatgacagaaatgaaaatttgaattgactggaaaatttgaactaattaatttctattttatcatgtgGTTCCTTGCAATCATgcaaactaatgcattaagttttcattcaatacaatgcaacaaaaaaaatggtttgaaatacataatctcctagagaaaaatgatgagttgaactttgtattatacaaatcaatgtgttttccattacttcatactatgacAATGATCAAAaaattaccgttagaaatgcttacaataacgaactcgattctttatgataatagtaaaatgttaaacttcaaaacaagttgctgaaattaatatttaaatttaccataaaaattagtacaaccaacttttattttcttctttgtggtgtgtttttatgtaaacaaccaatgattcatacaacaattatatttttgcggcccatttgacgcttgcgtcaagcTGATTTCTTGTTGCGATTTCTGTATTAAATTGTATCGTTGTATGAATTGCTATAATTTTACTTGTCATGTGTTGTGTAAATCACCAAATTTAAttgttgaattatattttatacattagtCTATGTTATTGCCGGTGACTGCCGGTGATCCCTAGGGAAGGGCGTGGGGCACCGGGGGACTCCGTATGTGTATAAAAAGGGGAGATCACTCTATCCGGTGGACTCGGGGTTTAGCAATTGAGGTTAGAGGGTGTTTTTTAACTACTTCGATTATTTTAGGTAGAATTAGgggattttaaataatttatttttttaatacattgtgGTATTACGGGTTAATCTTGTTTACatgatattaatttatatttagagAGTTTGTATTAGATTAATTTCGATACATAcgacatatttcattttatttaaggtTAGACAAAGGTTTAATCTCTGAAGTCTTACCGATTAAATAATTAGGAATCGTTAGTAGTTCTTTGgaattttattattctaaatTATTGCATTatcgatattttataatattgttataGTAGAAATAATTTATACGTATATTCAgatttattgttgaaaataatttgcAAAGTTTTGCGTTAACAGTTAAGTGAGATATAGTCTGGTTATTCTAGATTATTCCtcgattttgttaatatttatttgtacaatAATTGGGTCATTCTCGTTTagtgcacccccccccccccttatagAATTAACGTACACACAAAGGTTGTGCTGTAGTATCACTGTTCGATTTGGGTAATTCCCGATTGTCAGTGAGTTAATTGTAGGTGTACTTGTTATTGTTGATTAGTTATACGTCTTGTAATTTCTTTGTTGAATATATTTACGTAAACTTTAAATAAGTCTTATATTTAATTACCCTTGGTAATAACTTAAATACGAGTCCAAAAACAGGTAATTCTTGTGTTCTAACGAAAGGGGCAATATTTACGAGAAATTCGCAATTTGGTAGAATTAAATTCACGGTTATTCTCGTGCAGGATTGCGTATATATACTTGTGCAAAAGCAAGCACTCAGGTCCGTTACATATGGAACCATGCATTAAAAAAGCACTTACAGAAATTACCGGACTGTGACAGTTCACTGGACTTGAACCAGCATGGGGAGGAAAAGAGAGGCCTGGCATGGATCCTTTCCATTCGATGTAAGAAGTGCCATTACACCAGTCACCGTGAAAAGCTGTACAAGGAAGTCAGTGGATCAGGAAGGGGACGGAGAGCCACACAGCTTAATGTTGCCATGGCTGTCGGTCACTTGGGTACCAGCCTTACAACAGAGGATATGCGTGGTATGCTTCTTGGCGCAAACATCAAACCTGCATCAGCCACTAACATTCATCAGACCTGCAACAAAGTAGGCAAAATCATCACTgatgtgaacaaaaacagcaTGAAGAAAATAAGGCAGGGCATTAAAGAGCTTAACGAGAAATGTGGACTTGCCaatacacctacatgtataaggGCCCGGTATAACAATGCCACCTTCAGTGCGATCGGGAAAACACCATTTCAAGCTGCCACACAAGTGACATACACCTTAAGTGAAAATGTTACCAAGAAGGAGAATGTTATGGCAGTGTTTTGCGGCAATAAACTGTGCAAGAAAAGCACCCATCTTAGGGCCAAGGGAAAGGCAGTTACCTGCCCAGGACATGAAGACTGCACTGCAACCATTCCTCCAGAGACCACCATTGGGCACAAAAAGAGATCGGCTGCGGAATGCATCAGTGAGCTGCAAAGTGATGACCGTCCACTCGTCATTTCCCATTTCACCAGTGATGGAGATAGTGCCGCTGCTTTCGATGCATCTAAAAAGCAAGGGCATATGATTGAAAACCTCAAAGACTTGCGCCACTTCTTTGGCTCTCAAAGAAAACAGACTGCTAAGGCTCTTTTCAGCAGCCACATGTTTCCTGGAAGAACAAAAGCTATGAGAGAATTCATGCAGAGAAGATTTGCCCTTGACCTCAAGCTTAGATGCAGGACCGAGTACGAAAACTGCTTCAAACACTTCTCCAGTGACTTACCTTTGATGAAATGAGCCATGTCAACTCTGTCCTTTCCATCACCAGCTGCTACCAAGGACAGGGCGGAAAGTCCTGCCAGCTTCATTCTTTCTCCTGTCGcagactaaaaaaaaaagtggaacTCTTCAGTGTTGCCTCGTGATTTTGAATTAAGCATGACAGAAGAAGACACGTGGTTGTCAAAAGACTGTATAAATCTGACTTTGTGACATAATAATCTTAATCTAGAATTAAATATCacacttgtacacaaaaatctGAATCTGTGAATAGGGCATACAGTATTTAATatcaaatccaaaatgtattacaagtaATAGAGATTTTGAAAGTAGAATACATAAAGTTGTGCACTCACTCAATCGAGGTCACGGAAATTCAACATTGGAACTTTGTGAATCTGTAGGGGCACCTGTTGTAAAAGGTAGTAGAGTGGTCCATCAtctaaaacaacagcaaaataggcaaaattactttaaaatgaaacaaaaactactaatatataaattccaaagaaaattttacagaatGATCTAAAAGATATCAGCTCTTCAATAAAAAGTCTAAAGACACTTATAGTAAGTCACTAATAGATCCAAAGTTAAACAGGAAGTAGCTAAGtgtgaaaggggggggggggtgttatcaTGGGtaggtgcgggggggggggtgtagttAGCATGTATGAAATGTTCGTAATATTATACCTGTCATGTGAATTTTGTATTGCATTTAATGAATGCTATGTTTTAATAATGTGCCCTGATTGCATGGTAATGTGTGAATGATGAGAGTGTACGTGTAACATGTGACATGTCCTTTTATGAGGTGCTCTGctcatgtaaatatgtttttttctctcattgtttatctattaaaatgattgcaaaCAATTATCTAGATTTTCTTACTTGTCTGATGTACACAACAAAGAGGACTGAGACGATTGGTAGAAATACGGATATACAGGCGTCAAATTCCACCATTGGTGACAAGACAGCATCCCGCATTGTTTATCCGCAATTGTTGATCTTTAACAAGGGAGACAACTcctgaaattagaaaaaatgcaGTTTCAATGTTTTTCTTAAGGTCTcacacaaggaattaatttcactatatgttactataaagctttaattcagttttaaattaattaactagtatactctcagcatataattcatgaaagagaaattatagttaaatgcttcaagaaaaaatttagatcagaaaaataacacCTTATGCGGCTTCTAAGACAGATAAATGAGAGTAAACATACCTACCCCCAAGTGCATGTGGGTtccacatgttgacaaacaggctcagcaccatccaggaagttgcatcatgcgcatctaaaaaaaatagttccattGAAAATTGTGTGACAATTCCACTAAAATAATAATTCTCCTAGCCACCTAGTCCAAAATCAATACTATAGGCCTAAAATAAGAtgccaaaaaaggaagaaagaaaggaaattctctatatatatggaactacaattaaGTTCAGTTTGATTGGCTATTTCATTGCGTAAGACCTTTAAGACTATATAAATCTCCTTTTACAAAAGAGCTCTATAAGAATTAAAAGATATTGGggaaacattcaaattttaaagtgaaaataaatgaaattttctttactaaataatagttaatagctaaacaaatcattttttaaaataaaatgtagatgtgatggttaatttgttgactacATGCCTCCTTTGAAGTAAATCTGCATtcataataaataatgtaaGTTGTATAAGATGTGTACTTTAAGTTTTttaaccaacccccccccccaaaaaaaaaaataaaattgaaaaaaagagattTATTATCTTAAATAGCAGAGAGAATTGATAGTTCATTTCCCCATTTTTCCCTTAAATGTCAATATCTTactttatatatctatattacaaaatcattgaTATTCATGGAGGCTCAGTTGATTTATTCctatataatttttgtaaaaaaaaaaaaaaaaaataccccacTGAAAGTAGGAGTGGGGAGGCAGTTTAGTGTAGGCcagacaaacaaaattaatgtattaatgttattaattaatatttaataaaattaatgtattggtTCTCgaacaaaatgttcaaaatctAATGAAGTAGgcaggtttatttttttattgcaagaGTTGCAAAGGagataaattaatatttaagcctaaaattgagttttcttttctttccagTTTAATATCAGTAAAATTAATCATTGCAACAGCATTTGGAgtgacaaaacattttttttttggcctcgCTTAGATAACAAGAACCCAGGACTAACCTTGATCACTTCTTGACCTTCTTCATTTGTTTCCTTGGTTACATCCTCAGCCTCACACTCGATGGCAATCTCCTCAAGGTCAAGGTTGGGGCGTTCGGGGTCAGGGGTCACGAACAAAATTTCCTGCTGCTTGAATAAGTGCAAACTGGATGGGGAGTTGCTGACTTTCACTCTGTATTAAAACCATAgcatgaaatgaaattaaagctGATCTAATAATGGTCATAGGGATTATACTGATCTCACAGTGGTAAATATGGACATGAGACGATTATTAAAATACACAAGACTATTAGTGTATTTTGATATCTAACTTTACTTAGAAGTTAgagttatttatatatatttacatttttcagtgtctttgcctgtgataacactacatatcaattttgtactatataacggtaacccataacttcaaatgacgccatttgcttttttatatctaaaaatttaatcgtactttatatattttataaatataagtaataaggaatcattctttgaatattatgaggtgataattttggtcgggacgtgatcaaatctatcataaagcccttcgggctttattggatttgatcacgtcccgaccaaaattatcacctcataatactcaaagaatgattccttattccttaaagaAATGCTAACTTGCTAATGGTGTTGgttcaaattattttgtataatattagaTTGTCTATGGTCATCTTCACtatagccaagggttttcggtccactccgcTCCCCATATATCCTTGGCAGATCTAATAACAAAAACTCGGTGATATGGTGGTGTGCAACTTGAGTTGCACCCCTTGCATATGTACTTTACATTTAATCGAATGAAACAACGGGTTACATACACGCTACAGCATGAACACTACTTAAAAACATGTTGGCTAGCGAGTTTCGGAACATAATTAATAATGCTATTAAATACAGGGATCAATATTAACGGTTGCCCAATTGCCTGGGGAAagtaaaatgtcatttttggaAAGTGAAATTTTAAACTTACTTGTCTGATCTGGCAAGAGaaaattttaatagaaatatttaatgaaaataattcaaaaaacgtaaaaataaactttcacTATGCATCTTTGCATATGGAAACTCAGAAAGGCCTCTGTTTTGATTTTAGATATGTCGTCCAGTATTACCGCATAatcaattaatatcaaatttaattcTATGTGCCCTGCTAGATCAAATAAATTATACCCTCATCTCATGATTATGTtacattcttttgataaaaCTGTACTTTTATCTTATTTGCTTACGCACAGAATTCATAAGATCTTATTTTATAAGGtcttttttgttaataaattgtTAGGGGAGAAGCATCcatcaaataataaacaagACATGTTACTAAAAGTTAGTAAGGTTTAATATGCCAAGATTTTGGTCCATCGATGTTTTATCCAGCAACTAAGCTTACGAAATGGAACGTATTTGGTTATCATATTTGTGAGTTACTCAAATAAAATTAAGGAATGTGGTGTTGTCTTCTTACTACAGCGTAATTTTGGGCTACCAATTTTTATATTCGTGCAAGTCAGAATTTCAGTTCACTTGCCCGAAAGGCAAGTGGACTGAAAAGTTAATGTCTATCCCTGAAAAAGGAATGAAGATATAACCTAAAGAAAGCAAGGAATGTTTTATTTGTAGTATTTGTAGGGACCTGTActgggagtgaaaaagtcgccaATATATGAAAGCATTCATGCTTTAAAACCAGGTATCATCTTCGTGAATATTGCggacaaaagaaatttaataaaatacagctcataGAACATCTAAAAGCAATAGCCATAAGCAGGAACTCACACACTAACGGGATAAGCAACTTCCGGGCTACTTTCGCTATGTTTACTTCCCATACTATCACGctagccttgacaagtttgtaaatCTCCGTTCAATGCAGTTAATTATATCGTTTTTAGAGCAATCTGGTTAGACTATCGTTTGGGAGGCAATGTACTCAAGcacttgtgtctcaacttgttaaaagcaccgaataTATTACAAAAGATCACACGTGTGTTTCTTTAAACGTTTATTGACAAGCGCCTGTTGTAAAtgctgcgattggatcagctactcacggctgcagccaatcataaagcGGAGCTTGtcatcaagattttgtaatgagaTCTGCCAAGGAATAATGGGGagcagagtggaccgaaaacccttcgCTGGCGAAGATTGTCTACCGTACAGTAAAATTCATCAACTAGACTAAGTAATCTGCTTTGACTTAAATTAATACAGAATTGCACAAAAATGTCTACATAGCTGCTTTAACAACTCATACAAACTTTAATATAGATAATGTTTCCATTTCTACCTGATCAACACACAAACTTACGGATGTTTCCTCATTGCCGCTTTCACCTCTGTCCTAGCACTCACTTGGTTTGTTGCGTCTACCATTACCAAGAAAATGGAGTTGGCTGGTCCACAAACTTCTATCATGATATCTctgtattctttatttttctttcaaataaaataaagttcaaaAGTAGCTAACATGTTCTATTCAAATCATAATCTTTACTTTGATAATGTTGAGAAGGGGAGACTTGTTCATATTCAGTCTAATCAAAATTGGATCTTGATGATCACAGTTGGATCACAAACATGACAAAGTAGTTGTTTAGCGATCCATTAAAAGCacggatcaaagatctaattttaattagattggttCATCTCCTatcaatcatatacatgtactgaacatgtatataattacgtgtatatatgttttatgtcaTGAAGggtgtaaaattgtaaattaccTATTTATTTTGTAGGTcatgaaaattaaatcaatcTTAATGTTACAAAATCCAGCAAATCTCAATCAAAGTTCTTCCTACCATTCTTTCAAGTAGTTTTTTTATGGTTTCAACACCCAGACTGCTCTTCTTTGCACTCTCTATAACCTGGGCCAGCTTGGGGTTAAGTTTGGGATCAGTAGAGCCACCCACTGAAATAGAAATAACACCAAATGtaactatttaaacaataaaatgccttcTTGATTAATGATTCATGCAAAGAtggtgacattgcagaaaaaatacataacccacatgaatcgTCAATTTTTCTTAATAGGTGGCGGAAAGTTTCAGCCAATCAAAAAATGGGGCAAGTAGATTTCAATCTTGTCAGTTTCTACATAGCCTTTAtgaatcatacatgtacttggtggatgtaaatataatacagttAACCAACTTTAGCTCACATGGCAGGGTTTTTAACTAACACAAATTTTTTGCTAGCCATGTGGGCTACTAAACTTCGTCATTCCAGGGGCCCACATCAAAATTTAGTTGCCCacacttttcatttaaaaaagataaaaaaagaggGGGTTTTTAAATCGCATTTAATAACATGccattgtacatatacattcattcatattaattttcaatttttgttcaaattttcaaacacttcattttctaaaattcaTAACTCAAGTCTTCTGAATTAACCACATGTCTTGTTGTTCCTTTACATCTAAATTGGTTAATCTATCTcctattacaaataaaaatccttttctttTGGCTGGCTGATACAACCATTGCCATAAATCGAAATATTATAACAATGCCGAAATCAGACGCTTTGAAAGTAATGTTTCTTGGTACACTAGCTATGAAACGCTTGACTGATGAAGACCTTGAGTATTCTTGATCATCAAGACGTTTAGACTTCACAGTGAAGATAGGTAAAGATAAGCATCTGAGTGATCAACCTAAATTAAAATACGAAACATTCAGACAAATTTGGAAAGAAGATGTGTTGGCATCAGGAATTGTTTAATCCCCATGTGGGCCCCTGGAATTGCATTTTCAAATCACCCACACGAAAACTTAGTCGCAAATGGCGAGTGGGCGACTGTTTATTTCAAACCCTGCatggtaaacaaattaaaattttaagttttctaACAcacttttcataaaaacaaatactTCCAGCCAAAgaagtaataaaatattttaaaatttattttgattattttcaatGCCCAGCTTTCGGTCTTGAAAACTAGTTTAtctattaataaaaaatcaatgaataaactcattaaaattaaaaggtgcatatcatatatatacagtgtGTGAATTatattttggggggggggggctgtaaatgggttgattgattttttttatgagtgtCGAACACCTCTATCTCAGCAgagatttttttaagaatataaattaaaagtttttaaaattactagTATGTGAAGTTTCAATATACGAAACAATCCAGGAAGCTCTCTCTACTTACTTTTTACAGCTGACTGTGCTAGCTTGACATACTGTCCCATCAGTGCTGACTTTTTACTGTCCTGCGCCTCTTTCCGATGTTTGATGTTAGAGAATTTACTGTGCCCTGCCATATGTCTGTTAGTTTGCCAGTAAACAACAGGCAACATTTGGAACAGAGTCCTCTCAGCTACAATATCTGTCTTTGTGCTCCATCTAGCTGGCATTGATGAATTTTTGCTCACATAATTTTGAAAGAGGCGTGTGTGACACAGGCTGATTCTACGGCAACTCACAGTCTGGGTTTTGTGTAAAACACGAGGTAAGGTTCTCAATGTTAAttccattttcaaaatatcacagTCACTATCTGCAAAATGAAAGGCATGTtgaaaaaattctataaaaaaagaaatgagggtaataaatttaattagtaAAGCTTTGGTAAAGTTagtatttagaatttaatttaaagataatggACAATCTTGAAGAACA
The window above is part of the Magallana gigas chromosome 10, xbMagGiga1.1, whole genome shotgun sequence genome. Proteins encoded here:
- the LOC117692227 gene encoding probable transcriptional regulatory protein HY04AAS1_0501, which codes for MELTLRTLPRVLHKTQTVSCRRISLCHTRLFQNYVSKNSSMPARWSTKTDIVAERTLFQMLPVVYWQTNRHMAGHSKFSNIKHRKEAQDSKKSALMGQYVKLAQSAVKMGGSTDPKLNPKLAQVIESAKKSSLGVETIKKLLERMKNKEYRDIMIEVCGPANSIFLVMVDATNQVSARTEVKAAMRKHPVKVSNSPSSLHLFKQQEILFVTPDPERPNLDLEEIAIECEAEDVTKETNEEGQEVIKMRMMQLPGWC